One genomic segment of Pseudomonas sp. p1(2021b) includes these proteins:
- a CDS encoding class I adenylate cyclase yields MNRPHEIRPDLDQGIDRKELAKLRARFLQVNQGRLERAREGLSARQQHVLTLLPLLFHVNHPLLPGYVSGNTPAGLSGFEPGPQLLAEAQRLARSFTHKARRGNVPQPIHGLFLMGSLGTLAQAEQSDMDVWVCHAPGLGEHELAELRRKCQLLEAWAASQGAEAHFFLIEPQGFVDGERNGQLSSDDCGTTQHYLLLDEFYRTAIWLGGRTPLWWLVPVYEEPNYRAYTQTLLSKRFIRAEDDLDLGHLAHIPPGEFVGAGLWQLFKGIDSPYKSLLKLLLTEAYASEHPGVRCLSLDYKQAVFANQLDLDALDPYVMVYRRIEHYLQGRGETARLERVRRSLYLKVNKKLSELGRARAGDWQRQLLQRLAGEWGWDERQLAMLDSRAQWKVRQVAVERRELVAELNHSYRFLTQFARGQNASTRADQRDLNVLGRRLYAAFERRAGKIEVINPGIAPDLAEDTLTLVQSPNRKEPGTCHWGLYNGNLGVHEWEHFSPIKRCRELLELLTWAHRNGVIDSSTRLALHPGSSDLTEFELFNLLGALQQTIALPLETVSEIRLLQPSVADEILLLVNVGIDPLRQHRDLNILMTTERTDSLSYAGVRENLVLTLDQVTLNSWNEVLVHRYDGEHALVRCLRDYLNSLGQRRHRPRLRVRCFCHNRAQAITQRVEGIFATVQQLLDQGLNHRYLLQVAQHTHVLELEPGQVTLATLPDHEAVLACLGEERGAYSPLHLDANALQDHDLPLLLEQGRPHCIQVFYRLFEGWADLYVLDEYNALWQQRLPLQDEAHLLLPLQRFLRSVVVRRDAQLPLDSLQQASLEILYYQLLPSGNGKARSLEPRPVPNEEGGRGGYEVQAILQAGADDEVHVTLYCDQLEFSELEHGDQLYAVVARQILGQRRSAGSYRCYITDLDLSELLEDEPGSTALYLRYKTELERALNEGLEQLQAVREP; encoded by the coding sequence ATGAACCGCCCCCACGAAATCCGCCCCGATCTCGACCAAGGCATCGACCGCAAGGAACTGGCGAAACTGCGTGCGCGCTTCCTGCAGGTCAACCAGGGGCGGCTGGAGCGGGCACGGGAAGGCCTTTCGGCACGCCAGCAACACGTGCTGACCTTGTTGCCGCTGCTGTTCCACGTCAATCACCCGCTATTGCCAGGCTACGTCTCGGGCAATACCCCCGCCGGCCTGTCCGGCTTCGAGCCCGGCCCGCAGTTGCTGGCCGAGGCCCAGCGCCTGGCGCGCTCCTTCACCCACAAGGCCCGCCGGGGCAATGTGCCGCAGCCCATCCACGGCCTGTTCCTGATGGGCAGCCTGGGCACGCTGGCCCAGGCCGAGCAAAGCGACATGGATGTATGGGTGTGCCATGCCCCGGGGCTTGGCGAACATGAACTGGCCGAACTGCGGCGCAAATGCCAGCTGCTCGAGGCCTGGGCGGCCAGCCAGGGCGCGGAGGCCCACTTCTTTCTCATAGAGCCCCAGGGGTTCGTCGACGGCGAGCGCAATGGCCAGCTGAGCTCCGACGACTGCGGCACCACTCAACACTACCTACTGCTGGACGAGTTCTACCGCACCGCCATCTGGCTGGGCGGGCGTACGCCCTTATGGTGGTTGGTGCCGGTGTACGAAGAGCCCAACTACCGGGCCTACACCCAGACGCTGCTGTCCAAGCGTTTCATCCGTGCCGAGGACGACCTCGACCTCGGCCACTTGGCGCACATTCCACCCGGCGAGTTCGTCGGTGCCGGGCTGTGGCAGCTGTTCAAGGGCATCGACTCACCTTACAAATCCTTGCTCAAGCTCCTGCTGACCGAGGCCTATGCCAGCGAGCACCCTGGCGTGCGCTGCCTGAGCCTGGACTACAAGCAGGCGGTATTCGCCAACCAACTGGACCTGGACGCCCTGGACCCGTACGTGATGGTCTACCGGCGTATCGAACATTACCTGCAAGGCCGTGGCGAAACCGCACGCCTCGAACGGGTACGGCGCAGCCTGTACCTGAAGGTCAACAAGAAGCTCAGCGAGCTCGGCCGCGCCCGTGCCGGTGACTGGCAACGCCAGTTGCTGCAACGCCTGGCCGGGGAATGGGGCTGGGACGAACGCCAACTGGCGATGCTCGACAGCCGTGCCCAGTGGAAAGTGCGCCAAGTCGCCGTCGAACGCCGTGAGCTGGTAGCCGAGCTCAACCACAGCTACCGATTCCTCACCCAGTTCGCCCGCGGCCAGAACGCCAGCACCCGCGCCGACCAACGCGACCTCAACGTCCTGGGCCGCCGCTTGTATGCAGCCTTCGAGCGCCGCGCCGGCAAGATCGAGGTGATCAACCCGGGCATCGCACCGGACCTGGCCGAGGACACCCTGACCCTGGTGCAATCGCCCAACCGAAAGGAGCCCGGCACCTGCCACTGGGGCTTGTACAACGGCAATCTGGGCGTGCACGAATGGGAGCATTTCAGCCCCATCAAACGCTGCCGCGAGCTGCTCGAGCTGCTCACCTGGGCCCATCGCAATGGCGTGATCGACAGCAGCACACGCCTGGCGCTGCACCCTGGAAGCAGCGACCTGACTGAGTTCGAGCTGTTCAACCTGCTGGGTGCCCTGCAACAGACGATCGCACTGCCATTGGAAACCGTCAGCGAGATCCGCCTGCTGCAACCGAGCGTGGCCGACGAGATCCTGCTGCTGGTCAATGTCGGCATCGACCCGTTGCGCCAGCATCGCGACCTGAACATCCTGATGACCACCGAACGCACCGACTCGCTGAGCTACGCGGGCGTGCGCGAGAACCTGGTGCTGACCCTGGACCAGGTCACCCTCAACAGCTGGAACGAAGTGCTGGTGCACCGCTACGACGGCGAACACGCCCTGGTGCGCTGTCTGCGCGACTACCTCAACAGCCTCGGCCAGCGCCGTCATCGCCCGCGCCTGCGGGTGCGCTGCTTCTGCCACAACCGCGCCCAGGCCATCACCCAGCGGGTCGAGGGCATCTTCGCCACCGTACAACAGTTGCTCGACCAGGGCCTGAACCACCGTTACCTGTTGCAGGTTGCGCAGCATACCCATGTGCTGGAGCTCGAGCCCGGCCAGGTCACCCTCGCCACGCTCCCTGATCACGAGGCAGTGCTGGCGTGCCTGGGCGAGGAGCGTGGCGCCTACAGCCCCCTGCACCTGGATGCCAATGCCTTGCAGGACCATGACCTGCCACTGCTGCTGGAACAGGGACGCCCCCATTGCATCCAGGTGTTCTACCGCCTGTTCGAGGGCTGGGCTGACCTCTATGTACTCGATGAATACAACGCCCTGTGGCAACAGCGCCTGCCTTTGCAGGACGAGGCGCACCTGCTGCTACCGTTGCAACGTTTCTTGCGCTCGGTGGTGGTTCGCCGCGACGCCCAACTGCCGCTGGACAGCCTGCAACAGGCATCGCTGGAAATCCTGTATTACCAGCTGCTGCCGTCGGGCAACGGCAAGGCGCGTAGCCTGGAGCCGCGACCGGTGCCGAACGAAGAGGGTGGCCGGGGTGGCTATGAAGTCCAGGCGATCCTGCAGGCCGGTGCGGATGACGAGGTGCATGTGACGCTCTACTGCGACCAGCTGGAGTTTTCCGAACTCGAGCATGGCGACCAGCTCTATGCCGTGGTCGCCCGCCAGATTCTTGGCCAGCGCCGCAGTGCAGGCAGCTACCGGTGCTACATCACCGACCTGGACCTGTCCGAGTTGTTGGAGGATGAGCCGGGTTCGACTGCGCTGTACCTGCGCTACAAGACCGAGCTGGAGAGGGCGTTGAATGAAGGGCTGGAGCAGTTGCAGGCGGTGCGGGAGCCTTGA
- the rnk gene encoding nucleoside diphosphate kinase regulator, which yields MSTKPSLILTRLDVQRLERLIDSLDESTPGVLALQDELDRAEQVVGHEEVPAGVVTMNSRVHCREEASGKDYHLTLVYPKDAGGEGKVSILAPIGCALLGLSVGEQIDWPAPGGKTLKLTLLEVEYQPEAAGDFDL from the coding sequence ATGAGCACCAAGCCTTCCCTCATCCTCACCCGATTGGACGTACAGCGTCTGGAGCGTCTGATCGACAGCCTCGACGAAAGTACGCCGGGTGTGCTCGCCCTGCAGGACGAGCTGGACCGCGCCGAGCAGGTGGTGGGTCACGAGGAGGTCCCGGCCGGGGTGGTGACCATGAACTCGCGCGTGCACTGCCGCGAGGAAGCCAGCGGCAAGGACTATCACCTGACCCTGGTGTACCCGAAGGATGCCGGCGGCGAAGGCAAGGTGTCGATCCTCGCACCGATCGGCTGCGCGCTGCTGGGGTTGTCGGTGGGCGAGCAGATCGACTGGCCGGCCCCTGGCGGCAAGACCCTCAAGCTGACGTTGCTGGAGGTCGAGTACCAGCCGGAAGCGGCGGGTGATTTCGACCTTTGA
- a CDS encoding DUF1289 domain-containing protein, with translation MSEQPRPPKPLYSNVSPAVPSPCVSVCRLDERRVCTGCFRHVEHIREWRSADDERRRQICREAQVLRAQHSAQ, from the coding sequence ATGAGCGAGCAACCCCGGCCGCCCAAGCCGCTGTACAGCAACGTAAGCCCGGCGGTGCCTTCGCCGTGTGTCAGCGTTTGTCGGCTCGACGAGCGCAGGGTCTGCACCGGTTGTTTCCGTCATGTGGAACACATCCGTGAATGGCGCTCGGCAGACGACGAACGGCGCCGCCAGATCTGCCGCGAAGCCCAGGTGTTGCGGGCGCAGCACAGCGCCCAATGA
- the cyaY gene encoding iron donor protein CyaY, protein MSLSEARFHDLVDATQQALEDLFDESGLDVDMENSAGVLTIKFDSGSQLIFSRQEPLRQLWLADRSGGFHFDYDEESGKWVCEKSEELLGEMLERIVWERAGEKLDFDEI, encoded by the coding sequence ATGAGTTTGAGCGAAGCGCGTTTCCACGACCTGGTCGACGCGACCCAACAGGCCCTGGAAGACCTGTTCGATGAAAGCGGGCTGGATGTGGACATGGAGAACTCCGCCGGGGTGCTCACCATCAAGTTCGACAGTGGCAGCCAGCTGATCTTCAGCCGTCAGGAGCCGCTGCGCCAGCTGTGGCTGGCCGACCGCTCGGGGGGCTTCCACTTCGACTATGACGAAGAGAGCGGCAAATGGGTCTGCGAGAAGAGCGAGGAGTTGCTGGGCGAGATGCTCGAGCGCATTGTCTGGGAGCGCGCCGGCGAGAAGCTGGACTTCGACGAGATCTGA
- the lptM gene encoding LPS translocon maturation chaperone LptM, whose protein sequence is MKRLISSLAALVAVACLVSACGQKGPLYLPEEGKDGKDSHKSHQHQAAEPAAPVDAAEPAQQEPQPEQ, encoded by the coding sequence ATGAAGCGCCTGATTTCCTCCCTCGCGGCGCTGGTCGCGGTTGCCTGCCTCGTTTCGGCCTGCGGTCAGAAGGGCCCTCTGTACCTGCCTGAAGAAGGCAAGGACGGCAAGGACAGCCACAAGTCGCACCAGCATCAAGCTGCCGAGCCGGCTGCACCGGTCGATGCCGCCGAACCCGCCCAGCAAGAGCCGCAGCCCGAGCAGTAA
- the lysA gene encoding diaminopimelate decarboxylase — MDAFNYRDGELFAEGVALSAIAERFGTPTYVYSRAHIEAQYRSYADALQGVEHLVCFAVKANSNLGVLNVLARLGAGFDIVSGGELERVLAAGGRADRVVFSGVGKTREDMRRALEVGVHCFNVESTDELERLQVVAAEMGKVAPVSLRVNPDVDAGTHPYISTGLKENKFGIAIADAEAIYVRAAQLPNLEVVGVDCHIGSQLTTVEPFLDALDRLLVLVDRLAECGIHLRHLDLGGGVGVRYRDEQPPRVADYIKAIRERVGERDLALVFEPGRYIVANAGVLLTQVEYLKHTEHKDFAIIDAAMNDLIRPALYQAWMGVSAVKPRQGEGRSYDLVGPICETGDFLAKDRILNLAEGDLLAVQSAGAYGFVMSSNYNTRGRCAEVLVDGDQAFEVRRRETIAELFAGESLLPE, encoded by the coding sequence ATGGACGCTTTCAACTACCGCGACGGTGAGCTGTTCGCGGAAGGCGTGGCCTTGTCGGCCATCGCCGAACGTTTCGGCACCCCCACCTACGTCTACTCGCGTGCCCACATCGAGGCCCAGTACCGCAGCTACGCCGACGCCCTGCAAGGTGTCGAGCACCTGGTGTGCTTCGCGGTCAAGGCCAACTCCAACCTGGGCGTGCTGAACGTCCTGGCGCGCCTGGGCGCGGGCTTCGACATCGTCTCCGGCGGTGAGCTGGAGCGTGTGCTGGCCGCCGGCGGGCGTGCCGACCGCGTGGTGTTCTCCGGCGTCGGCAAGACCCGCGAGGACATGCGCCGCGCCCTGGAAGTGGGCGTGCACTGCTTCAACGTCGAGTCCACCGACGAACTCGAGCGCCTGCAGGTCGTGGCGGCCGAGATGGGCAAGGTCGCACCGGTGTCGCTGCGAGTGAACCCGGACGTCGACGCCGGTACCCACCCGTACATTTCCACCGGCCTGAAAGAGAACAAGTTCGGCATCGCCATTGCCGACGCCGAGGCCATCTACGTGCGCGCCGCGCAGTTGCCCAACCTGGAGGTGGTCGGTGTCGACTGCCATATCGGTTCGCAGCTGACCACCGTCGAGCCGTTCCTCGATGCCCTCGACCGCCTGCTGGTGCTGGTCGACCGCCTGGCCGAGTGCGGCATCCACCTGCGTCACCTGGACCTGGGCGGCGGCGTCGGCGTGCGCTACCGCGACGAACAGCCGCCGCGGGTGGCCGACTACATCAAGGCGATCCGCGAACGCGTAGGCGAGCGCGACCTGGCCCTGGTGTTCGAGCCTGGCCGCTACATCGTCGCCAATGCCGGCGTGCTGCTGACCCAGGTCGAATACCTCAAGCACACCGAGCACAAAGACTTCGCCATCATCGATGCGGCGATGAACGACCTGATCCGCCCAGCCCTTTACCAGGCCTGGATGGGCGTCAGCGCGGTCAAGCCACGCCAGGGCGAAGGCCGCAGCTACGACCTGGTCGGCCCGATCTGCGAGACCGGTGACTTCCTGGCCAAGGACCGCATATTGAACCTGGCCGAAGGCGATCTGCTGGCCGTGCAGTCCGCGGGCGCCTATGGTTTTGTCATGAGCTCGAACTACAACACCCGTGGCCGCTGTGCCGAAGTGCTGGTCGACGGCGACCAGGCCTTCGAGGTCCGTCGCCGGGAAACCATCGCCGAACTGTTCGCCGGCGAAAGCCTGCTCCCGGAGTGA
- the dapF gene encoding diaminopimelate epimerase: MLLRFTKMHGLGNDFMVLDLVSQHAHIQPKHAKQWGDRHTGVGFDQLLIVEAPSNPDVDFRYRIFNADGSEVEQCGNGARCFARFVLDKRLTAKKRIRVETKGGIIELDVRNDGQVCVDMGPPRFVPAEIPFVADKQALNYPLEVDGQVHSIAAVSMGNPHSVLRVDDVRTAPVHELGPKIEHHPRFPQRVNAGFIQVIDRHRANLRVWERGAGETQACGTGACAAAVAAISQGWMDSPVTIDLPGGRLNIEWAGPGKPVLMTGPAVRVYEGQVRL; this comes from the coding sequence ATGCTGCTGCGTTTCACCAAGATGCATGGGCTGGGCAACGACTTCATGGTCCTGGACCTGGTCAGCCAGCACGCGCACATCCAGCCCAAGCACGCCAAGCAGTGGGGCGACCGCCACACTGGCGTGGGCTTCGACCAGCTGCTGATCGTCGAGGCCCCCAGCAACCCGGACGTGGATTTCCGCTACCGGATCTTCAACGCTGATGGCTCCGAAGTCGAACAGTGCGGCAACGGCGCGCGCTGCTTCGCCCGCTTCGTGCTGGACAAGCGCCTGACCGCCAAGAAGCGTATCCGCGTGGAAACCAAGGGCGGCATCATCGAGCTGGACGTGCGCAACGATGGCCAGGTGTGCGTCGACATGGGCCCACCGCGCTTCGTCCCGGCCGAAATACCCTTCGTCGCCGATAAACAGGCCCTGAACTACCCGTTGGAAGTCGACGGCCAGGTCCATTCGATCGCCGCCGTTTCCATGGGCAACCCCCATTCGGTGCTGCGTGTCGACGACGTGCGCACTGCGCCGGTGCATGAACTGGGGCCGAAGATCGAACACCACCCGCGCTTCCCGCAGCGGGTCAACGCCGGCTTCATCCAGGTCATCGACCGCCATCGCGCCAACCTGCGCGTGTGGGAACGTGGCGCCGGCGAGACCCAGGCCTGCGGCACCGGCGCCTGCGCCGCTGCCGTGGCGGCCATCAGCCAAGGCTGGATGGATTCGCCGGTGACCATCGACCTGCCGGGCGGGCGCCTGAACATCGAATGGGCCGGCCCCGGCAAGCCCGTACTGATGACCGGCCCCGCCGTGCGCGTCTACGAAGGACAGGTTCGTCTTTAA
- a CDS encoding DUF484 family protein — protein MTDQPQAAPKQAQDLDAEAVVAYLRAHPTFFAEHDELLVEQRIPHQRGDSVSLVERQLKLLRDRNIEMRHRLSQLMDVARDNDRLFDKTRRLILDLLDAGSLEEVVMAVEDSLRQEFQVPFVSLILFGETAAPVGRWASNGEAQQAIGALLGSGKTVSGNLREHELAFLFGEEQRKEVGSSAVAALEYQGLHGVLAIGSRDPQHYKSSVGTLFLGYIAEVLGRVVPRFTQTLRPVR, from the coding sequence ATGACCGATCAGCCCCAGGCTGCACCCAAGCAGGCCCAGGACCTCGATGCCGAGGCCGTGGTCGCCTACCTGCGCGCCCACCCGACCTTCTTCGCCGAACACGACGAGTTGCTGGTCGAACAGCGCATCCCGCACCAGCGCGGTGACAGCGTGTCGCTGGTGGAGCGCCAGCTCAAGCTGCTGCGCGACCGCAACATCGAGATGCGCCATCGCCTGTCGCAGCTGATGGACGTGGCTCGGGACAACGACCGGCTGTTCGACAAGACCCGACGGCTGATCCTCGACCTGCTCGACGCGGGCAGCCTGGAGGAAGTGGTGATGGCGGTCGAGGACAGCCTGCGCCAGGAATTCCAGGTGCCCTTCGTCAGCCTGATCCTGTTCGGCGAAACGGCCGCCCCGGTCGGTCGCTGGGCCAGCAATGGCGAGGCCCAGCAGGCCATCGGCGCGCTCCTGGGCAGTGGCAAGACGGTCAGCGGCAACCTGCGCGAGCACGAGCTGGCCTTCCTGTTCGGCGAGGAGCAACGCAAGGAAGTCGGCTCCAGCGCCGTGGCCGCCTTAGAATATCAGGGGCTGCATGGCGTGCTCGCAATCGGCAGCCGCGACCCGCAGCACTACAAGAGCAGCGTCGGCACCCTGTTCCTCGGCTACATCGCCGAAGTGCTCGGCCGCGTCGTCCCACGCTTCACCCAAACCCTGCGACCGGTGCGCTGA
- the xerC gene encoding tyrosine recombinase XerC produces the protein MERQLEAYCAHLRNERQVSDHTLLAYRRDLQKVIEYCNSQGIGGWEALQVQQLRQLVARQHHHGQSSRSLARLLSAVRGLYRYLNREGLCQHDPANGLSPPKGERRLPKTLDTDRALQLLDGGVDDDFIARRDQAILELFYSSGLRLSELTNLDMDHLDLAGGLVQVLGKGGKARVLPVGRKAREALQEWFRLRGISAPRDNAVFVTRQGKRLGPRAIQIRVKTAGERELGQHLHPHMLRHSFASHLLESSQDLRAVQEMLGHADISTTQIYTHLDFQHLAAVYDSAHPRAKRSKGTDS, from the coding sequence ATGGAACGCCAGCTGGAGGCTTATTGCGCACACCTGCGCAACGAGCGCCAGGTGTCCGACCACACCCTGCTGGCCTACCGTCGCGACCTGCAGAAAGTCATCGAATACTGCAACAGCCAAGGCATCGGCGGCTGGGAGGCGCTGCAGGTACAGCAACTGCGCCAGCTGGTCGCACGCCAGCACCACCACGGCCAGTCGTCGCGCAGCCTGGCACGCCTGCTCTCGGCAGTGCGGGGCCTGTACCGCTACCTCAACCGTGAAGGCCTGTGCCAGCACGATCCCGCCAACGGCCTATCGCCCCCCAAAGGTGAACGGCGCCTGCCCAAGACCCTGGATACCGACCGCGCGCTGCAACTGCTCGATGGCGGCGTCGATGACGACTTCATCGCCCGACGCGACCAGGCCATCCTCGAGCTGTTCTATTCGTCCGGGCTGCGCTTGTCGGAGCTGACCAACCTCGACATGGACCACCTGGACCTGGCCGGCGGGTTGGTCCAGGTCCTGGGCAAGGGCGGCAAGGCCCGCGTCCTGCCGGTCGGCCGCAAGGCCCGCGAGGCCCTGCAGGAGTGGTTCAGGCTGCGCGGTATCAGCGCCCCCCGGGACAACGCCGTGTTCGTCACCCGCCAGGGCAAACGCCTCGGCCCCCGCGCCATTCAAATACGGGTCAAGACTGCCGGCGAGCGCGAGCTCGGCCAGCACCTGCATCCGCACATGCTTCGCCATTCCTTCGCCAGCCACCTGCTGGAATCGTCCCAGGACCTGCGCGCCGTGCAGGAGATGCTCGGCCACGCCGACATCAGCACCACGCAGATCTACACCCACCTGGACTTCCAGCACCTGGCCGCGGTGTACGACAGCGCCCACCCTCGGGCCAAACGCAGCAAAGGCACAGACTCATGA
- a CDS encoding HAD family hydrolase, with translation MSIKLITFDLDDTLWDTAPVIASAEIVLRDWLEANAPSLGPIPVEHLFAIRERLVQAEPGLKHRISALRRRVLFHALEEVGYSAKQAQELANEGFEVFLHARHQVEVFPEVQPVLEILRHQYILGVVTNGNADVRRLGLADYFRFALCAEDLGIGKPDPAPFLEALRRGEVEASAAVHIGDHPGDDIAGAQRAGLRAVWFNPQGKAWAGEQAPNAEIQRLSQLPDVLTRWR, from the coding sequence ATGAGCATCAAGCTGATCACCTTCGACCTGGACGACACCCTGTGGGACACCGCACCCGTGATCGCCAGCGCCGAGATCGTCCTGCGCGACTGGCTCGAGGCCAACGCCCCGAGCCTGGGGCCGATCCCGGTCGAACATCTGTTCGCCATCCGTGAGCGCCTGGTACAAGCCGAGCCTGGCCTCAAGCACCGGATCAGCGCCCTGCGCCGCCGGGTGCTGTTCCATGCCCTGGAAGAAGTCGGCTACAGCGCAAAACAGGCCCAGGAACTGGCCAACGAAGGGTTCGAGGTATTCCTCCATGCCCGTCACCAGGTCGAGGTGTTCCCCGAAGTGCAACCGGTGCTGGAGATTCTGCGTCACCAGTACATCCTCGGCGTGGTCACCAATGGCAACGCCGATGTGCGTCGCCTGGGGCTGGCGGACTATTTCCGATTCGCCTTGTGCGCCGAGGACCTGGGCATCGGCAAGCCGGACCCGGCGCCTTTCCTGGAGGCACTGCGCCGTGGCGAGGTCGAGGCCAGCGCGGCCGTGCACATCGGCGACCACCCCGGCGACGACATCGCCGGCGCCCAGCGCGCCGGGCTGCGGGCGGTGTGGTTCAACCCCCAGGGTAAGGCCTGGGCGGGCGAGCAGGCGCCGAATGCCGAGATCCAGCGGCTTTCCCAGCTGCCGGACGTCCTGACCCGCTGGCGTTGA